In Nonomuraea sp. NBC_00507, the following are encoded in one genomic region:
- a CDS encoding tetratricopeptide repeat protein: MAEFRPEGSTSQVLAELARLWDQACVHSPGRVKQKELAKVSGVPHSTVNGWATGAAEPRDLDQLVQVGAALAKWANEPALSAREWGRLMAADRARPAPAASADAGRSEQAAVVERVRVGVIPQPADCFQDRQVAERVQAAAGTGETVVLTQVLAGMGGVGKTQLAAAYARRAWQQGVQVLVWVNAATRDGIVSAYADTAARLGLPSADRDDPEQAVQEFLIWAESTGRSWLVVLDDVQRPKDLSGLWPPAATSAAGGRVLVTTRLREAALAGADRRTVDIDTFTEAEARSYLTAKLAGQDAVAGLDGLAADLGLLPLALAQAAAYIINAAISCATYRQRLATRLLAHAVPGEDYLPDGHQRIVTATWELSIDHADQVAPAGLARPVLYLASVLDPAGIPQAVLTSPPAREYLASYLPDPAADSSIGEAAGVDEAMVDEVLRVLHRHSLVDHDRTARHREIRIHQLIQRAARENLTARPDLGPHLFAEVACTAADALLHLWPPIERDHLGQILRANTSVLRHATGAALFSHPGIGVHPVLPYAVVSLGNAGQVTAAIAASSDLYTACLQHLGPDHPGTLATCHNVAYWRGQAGDAAGAVVAGEELLADQERVLGPDHSDTLTTRHNLARWRGQAGDAAGAVAALEKLLTDHLRVLGPDHPNTLATRGNLADWRGEAGDVTGAVAAFEELLADRLRVLGPDHPDILTARHNLARWRGEAGDVTGAVAAYEELLADRLRVLGPDHPHILATRHNLAGLRGRAGDVTGAVAAFEELLADYERVLSPDHPDTLATRQNLVRWRGEAGDAAGAVAAYEELLADYERVLSPDHPDTLATRQNLVRWRGEAGDAAGAVAAYEELLADYERVLSPDHPETLTMRGNLAYWRGRAGDTSGAVAAFEELLADRLRVLGPDHPGLLATRHNLVRWRSEAGDVAGAVAAGEELLSDQERVLGPEHPDTLTTRHDLAYLREWAAGQE; this comes from the coding sequence GTGGCGGAGTTCCGGCCGGAGGGGTCGACCTCCCAGGTTCTGGCGGAGCTGGCCCGGCTGTGGGACCAGGCCTGCGTCCACAGCCCGGGCCGGGTGAAGCAGAAGGAGCTCGCGAAGGTCTCGGGTGTGCCGCATTCGACGGTGAACGGGTGGGCGACGGGTGCCGCGGAGCCCCGTGATCTGGATCAGCTGGTCCAGGTCGGCGCGGCCTTGGCCAAGTGGGCGAACGAGCCTGCTCTATCGGCGCGTGAGTGGGGTCGGCTGATGGCCGCCGACCGGGCCCGCCCGGCTCCTGCGGCCTCGGCCGATGCCGGCCGGTCCGAGCAGGCCGCCGTGGTCGAGCGGGTCAGGGTGGGGGTGATCCCGCAGCCGGCCGATTGCTTCCAGGATCGCCAGGTCGCCGAACGTGTGCAGGCGGCAGCCGGTACCGGCGAGACGGTGGTGCTGACCCAGGTGCTGGCGGGGATGGGCGGGGTCGGCAAGACCCAGTTGGCCGCCGCCTACGCTCGCCGCGCCTGGCAGCAGGGGGTGCAGGTGCTGGTGTGGGTGAACGCCGCCACCCGCGACGGCATCGTGTCCGCCTACGCCGACACAGCGGCGCGCCTGGGCCTGCCGTCGGCCGATCGCGATGACCCCGAGCAAGCGGTGCAGGAGTTCCTGATCTGGGCCGAGTCCACCGGCCGGTCCTGGCTGGTGGTCTTGGACGATGTGCAACGTCCCAAGGATCTGAGTGGGCTGTGGCCGCCGGCGGCGACGTCGGCGGCGGGCGGCCGGGTGCTGGTCACCACCCGGCTGCGAGAAGCGGCCCTGGCCGGGGCGGACCGGCGCACGGTCGACATCGACACCTTCACCGAAGCCGAGGCCCGTTCCTATCTGACGGCCAAGCTCGCCGGCCAGGACGCGGTCGCCGGTCTGGATGGTCTGGCCGCCGATCTGGGGTTGCTGCCGTTGGCGCTGGCCCAGGCGGCGGCCTACATCATCAACGCCGCGATCTCCTGCGCCACCTACCGGCAGCGGCTGGCCACCCGGCTGCTAGCCCACGCCGTACCGGGCGAGGACTACCTGCCCGACGGCCATCAGCGGATCGTCACCGCCACTTGGGAGCTGTCCATCGACCACGCCGACCAGGTCGCACCCGCCGGGCTCGCCCGCCCGGTGCTGTATCTGGCCAGCGTCCTGGACCCGGCGGGCATCCCGCAAGCGGTGCTGACCAGCCCGCCCGCCCGGGAGTACCTGGCCAGCTACCTGCCCGACCCCGCAGCCGACTCCTCAATCGGGGAGGCGGCAGGGGTCGATGAGGCCATGGTGGACGAGGTGCTGCGGGTGCTGCACCGGCACAGCCTCGTGGACCACGACCGCACCGCCCGCCACCGTGAGATCCGCATCCATCAGCTCATCCAGCGCGCCGCCCGGGAAAATCTCACCGCCCGGCCCGACCTCGGCCCGCACCTGTTCGCCGAAGTCGCCTGCACTGCCGCGGACGCTCTGCTGCACCTGTGGCCGCCGATCGAGCGCGACCATCTCGGTCAGATCCTGCGCGCCAACACCTCCGTTTTACGCCATGCCACCGGGGCTGCTCTCTTCAGCCATCCCGGGATCGGTGTGCATCCTGTGTTGCCTTACGCCGTCGTCAGCCTCGGTAACGCTGGGCAGGTCACCGCCGCCATCGCCGCGAGCAGCGATCTGTACACCGCCTGCCTGCAGCATCTCGGCCCCGACCACCCCGGCACCTTGGCCACCTGCCACAACGTGGCGTACTGGCGGGGCCAGGCGGGGGACGCGGCCGGGGCTGTCGTCGCAGGTGAGGAGCTGCTGGCCGACCAGGAGCGGGTGCTGGGCCCTGATCACTCCGACACCTTGACCACCCGCCACAATCTGGCGCGGTGGCGGGGCCAGGCGGGGGACGCGGCCGGGGCTGTCGCCGCGTTGGAGAAGCTGCTGACCGACCACTTGCGGGTGCTGGGCCCCGACCACCCCAACACCTTGGCCACCCGCGGCAATCTGGCGGACTGGCGGGGTGAGGCGGGGGATGTGACAGGTGCGGTCGCCGCGTTTGAGGAGCTGCTGGCCGACCGCTTGCGGGTGCTGGGCCCGGACCACCCCGACATCCTCACCGCCCGCCATAATCTGGCGCGGTGGCGGGGTGAGGCTGGGGATGTGACAGGTGCGGTCGCCGCGTATGAGGAGCTGCTGGCCGACCGCTTGCGGGTGCTGGGCCCGGACCACCCCCACATCCTGGCTACCCGCCACAATCTGGCGGGGCTGCGGGGCCGGGCAGGAGATGTGACAGGTGCGGTCGCCGCGTTTGAAGAGCTGCTGGCCGACTACGAGCGGGTGCTGAGCCCTGATCACCCCGACACCCTGGCCACCCGCCAAAATCTCGTGCGGTGGCGGGGGGAGGCGGGGGACGCGGCCGGGGCTGTCGCCGCGTATGAGGAGCTGCTGGCCGACTACGAGCGGGTGCTGAGCCCTGATCACCCCGACACCCTGGCCACCCGCCAAAATCTCGTGCGGTGGCGGGGGGAGGCGGGGGACGCGGCCGGGGCTGTCGCCGCGTATGAGGAGCTGCTGGCCGACTACGAGCGGGTGCTGAGCCCTGATCACCCCGAAACCCTGACCATGCGCGGCAATCTGGCGTATTGGCGGGGCCGGGCGGGGGACACGTCGGGTGCGGTCGCCGCGTTTGAGGAGTTGCTGGCCGACCGCTTGCGGGTGCTGGGTCCCGATCACCCCGGCCTCCTGGCCACCCGCCACAATCTGGTGCGGTGGCGGAGTGAGGCTGGGGACGTGGCCGGGGCTGTTGCCGCAGGTGAAGAGCTGCTGAGCGACCAGGAGCGGGTGCTGGGCCCTGAGCACCCCGACACCCTGACCACCCGCCACGATCTGGCGTACTTGCGCGAATGGGCGGCCGGTCAGGAATAG
- the istA gene encoding IS21 family transposase yields MANKGKAELFAAIRRDARLEGMSARALARKYGVHRRTVAQALASPWPPERKKPPPRRSRLDPYKPVIDAMLRADLDAPRKQRHTVVRIWNRLVEEHQAVEVSYPMVRDYVRQRRAEIRMEEGRGPVPGFIEQSHRPGAEAEVDFGDVWIRLAGTLTRCYLFSFRLSWSGKAVHRMFLTCSQEAFFEGHVHALTLLGGVPYGKVRYDNLRPAVAKVLGFNRSRVENERWVIFRSFYGIEPFYCRRGKEGAHEKGGVEGQIGYFRRNHLVPVPGVATIDELNAMIDRWDVEDETRRIRSRPQSIGERFAIEAPLLRPLPTERFETGRLFTPRVDRYSVIVVRTNRYSVPARLIGQAVRVMLHASHLVVYHKGQEVARHERLIAKGGSRLELDHYLEILLKKPGALPGSTVLEQARRSGKFTREHEAWWAAARRAHGEAEGTRALIEVLLLHRHMAHEHVAAGIAAALRVGAWTADAVALETRKVAQLDSEPGSPPPARSPALAWLDEPGVVSLTERRMSALPPDTRPLPSVAIYDQLLRRPAAGSPSPPGEEGRP; encoded by the coding sequence ATGGCCAACAAGGGGAAGGCCGAACTGTTCGCGGCGATCCGTCGGGACGCCCGGCTGGAAGGCATGTCGGCGCGGGCGCTGGCCCGCAAGTACGGCGTGCATCGGCGCACGGTGGCTCAGGCGCTGGCCTCGCCCTGGCCGCCGGAGCGGAAGAAGCCGCCACCGCGCCGGTCGCGGCTGGATCCCTACAAGCCGGTCATCGATGCGATGCTGCGGGCTGATCTGGACGCGCCGCGCAAGCAGCGGCACACCGTGGTCCGCATCTGGAATCGGCTGGTGGAGGAGCACCAGGCGGTGGAGGTCTCCTACCCGATGGTCCGCGATTACGTGCGGCAGCGGCGGGCGGAGATCCGGATGGAGGAAGGCCGCGGACCGGTGCCCGGCTTCATCGAGCAGTCCCACCGTCCGGGAGCTGAGGCCGAGGTGGATTTCGGCGATGTGTGGATCCGGCTGGCCGGCACGCTGACCCGCTGCTACCTGTTCTCCTTCCGCCTGTCGTGGTCGGGCAAGGCTGTGCATCGGATGTTCCTGACCTGCTCGCAGGAGGCGTTCTTCGAGGGCCACGTCCACGCTCTCACCCTGCTGGGTGGCGTGCCGTACGGCAAGGTGCGCTATGACAACCTGCGGCCCGCGGTGGCCAAGGTGCTCGGCTTCAACCGCTCGCGGGTGGAGAACGAACGCTGGGTCATCTTCCGCTCCTTCTACGGGATCGAGCCGTTCTACTGCCGCCGAGGCAAGGAGGGCGCGCACGAAAAGGGCGGCGTGGAGGGTCAGATTGGCTACTTCCGTCGCAACCATCTGGTGCCCGTCCCTGGTGTGGCCACCATCGATGAGCTCAACGCCATGATCGACCGGTGGGACGTGGAGGACGAGACGCGGCGGATCCGCTCCCGGCCCCAGAGCATCGGTGAGCGGTTCGCGATCGAAGCCCCGTTGCTGCGGCCGCTGCCGACCGAACGGTTCGAGACGGGACGGCTGTTCACCCCGCGGGTGGACCGCTACAGCGTGATCGTGGTGCGCACCAACCGCTACTCGGTGCCCGCCCGGCTGATCGGGCAAGCGGTGCGGGTGATGCTGCACGCCTCACACCTGGTGGTCTACCACAAGGGGCAGGAGGTGGCCCGGCACGAACGGCTGATCGCCAAGGGCGGCTCGCGGCTGGAGCTGGACCACTACCTGGAGATCCTGCTGAAGAAGCCCGGCGCCCTGCCCGGCTCCACCGTGTTGGAGCAGGCGCGCCGCTCGGGCAAGTTCACCCGTGAGCACGAGGCGTGGTGGGCCGCTGCCCGCCGGGCGCACGGCGAGGCCGAGGGCACCCGCGCGCTGATCGAGGTGCTGCTGTTGCACCGCCACATGGCTCACGAGCATGTGGCGGCGGGGATCGCCGCGGCGCTGCGGGTGGGCGCGTGGACCGCGGACGCCGTCGCTTTGGAGACCCGTAAAGTCGCCCAGCTCGACTCCGAGCCCGGCTCGCCGCCGCCCGCACGCTCGCCGGCGCTGGCCTGGCTGGATGAACCGGGGGTGGTGTCGTTGACCGAACGCCGCATGTCCGCGCTGCCACCCGACACCCGGCCGCTGCCCTCGGTGGCCATCTACGACCAGCTGCTGCGCCGACCCGCGGCAGGCAGCCCTTCGCCCCCCGGTGAGGAAGGAAGGCCCTGA
- the istB gene encoding IS21-like element helper ATPase IstB, with the protein MTVPRHRGLTEQAADAAVDQACKMLRLPTIRQSYAETAQRATREQMSYLGFLADLLLAECDDRARRRSERRIKAAGFPRQKSLREFDFEANPNIDPAMIHSLATSDWVRKGLPLCLIGDSGTGKSHLLIALGTEAAMAGHRVKYTLAAKLVNELVEAADEKMLTKTIARYSRVELLCLDELGYMELDRRGAELLFQVITERDERASIAIASNESFSGWTKTFTDPRLCAAIVDRLTYGGNIIETGTVSYRYTQTQAVKSAQQAPS; encoded by the coding sequence ATGACCGTTCCCCGTCATCGCGGTCTGACCGAGCAGGCCGCCGACGCCGCCGTGGACCAGGCCTGCAAGATGCTGCGCCTGCCCACCATCCGGCAGAGCTACGCCGAGACTGCCCAGCGGGCCACCCGCGAGCAGATGTCCTACCTGGGTTTCCTGGCCGACCTGCTGCTGGCCGAATGCGACGACCGCGCCCGCCGTCGCTCCGAACGCCGCATCAAGGCCGCGGGCTTTCCGAGGCAGAAATCGCTGCGCGAGTTCGACTTCGAGGCCAACCCCAATATCGACCCCGCGATGATCCATAGCCTGGCCACCAGCGACTGGGTCCGCAAGGGCCTTCCGCTGTGTCTGATCGGCGACTCGGGCACCGGCAAGTCGCACCTGCTCATCGCGCTGGGCACCGAAGCGGCCATGGCCGGGCACCGGGTCAAGTACACCCTGGCCGCCAAGCTGGTCAACGAGCTGGTCGAGGCCGCCGATGAGAAGATGCTCACCAAGACCATCGCCCGCTACAGCCGGGTCGAGCTGCTCTGCCTTGACGAACTGGGCTACATGGAGTTGGACCGGCGGGGTGCCGAACTGCTCTTCCAAGTGATCACCGAACGGGACGAGCGGGCTTCCATCGCGATCGCCTCAAATGAGTCGTTTTCGGGATGGACCAAGACATTTACCGACCCGCGGTTGTGCGCGGCGATCGTCGATCGGCTCACCTACGGCGGCAACATCATCGAGACCGGAACCGTGTCCTACCGCTATACCCAGACCCAGGCCGTCAAGTCTGCCCAGCAGGCTCCCAGCTGA
- a CDS encoding phospholipase A2: protein MKRALALSAAVLAAGAMLAAPAQATALDKTKAQRLAMALTLTKNTKASYNAWARFKINKDTPQVKEYKFNWNTDGCSVPKKIGNSEYWKGVFKIPCDRHDFGYRNVKALVSSSKWRNTYKKPVDDAFLFDMGNVCVKFSGTKKASCRVAAAAFYGAVRAAT, encoded by the coding sequence ATGAAAAGGGCACTGGCCCTGTCCGCCGCCGTCCTGGCGGCGGGTGCCATGCTGGCCGCTCCCGCACAGGCGACCGCGCTCGACAAGACCAAGGCGCAGCGCCTGGCGATGGCGCTGACCCTGACGAAGAACACCAAGGCCAGCTACAACGCGTGGGCCCGGTTCAAAATCAACAAGGACACCCCGCAGGTCAAGGAGTACAAGTTCAACTGGAACACCGACGGCTGCTCGGTGCCCAAGAAGATCGGAAACTCTGAATACTGGAAGGGCGTCTTCAAGATTCCCTGCGATCGTCACGACTTCGGCTACCGCAACGTCAAGGCGCTGGTGAGCTCCAGCAAGTGGCGTAACACCTACAAGAAGCCCGTCGACGACGCGTTCCTCTTCGACATGGGCAACGTGTGTGTGAAGTTCTCCGGCACGAAGAAGGCGTCCTGCCGGGTGGCCGCGGCGGCGTTCTACGGCGCGGTCAGGGCAGCCACGTAG
- a CDS encoding NADPH-dependent F420 reductase gives MSNISIIGTGNMARTIGARAIAGGNTVEVMGRDQSKAADLAKALGGGATTGEWGTAPAGDIVIVALLYDGVVPVVAQYGDALAGKVIVDISNPFNSTFDGLAHREETSIAQEVAKAAPAGASVVKAFNTIFRHVLEKGRPDVFIAGDNAQAKASVEAFIESLGLRPLDVGGLKMAHWLEGAGVVTVGLANHGVGNLDFALSITELPV, from the coding sequence ATGAGCAACATCAGCATCATCGGCACCGGGAACATGGCCCGCACCATCGGAGCGCGGGCGATAGCGGGCGGCAACACCGTCGAGGTCATGGGCCGCGATCAGTCCAAGGCCGCTGACCTGGCCAAGGCTCTCGGCGGCGGCGCCACGACGGGAGAATGGGGTACCGCCCCGGCCGGGGACATCGTCATCGTGGCCCTGTTGTACGACGGCGTCGTGCCGGTCGTCGCCCAGTACGGAGACGCTCTCGCGGGCAAGGTCATCGTCGACATCAGCAATCCCTTCAACTCCACGTTCGACGGGCTTGCCCACCGCGAGGAGACCTCGATCGCGCAGGAAGTCGCCAAGGCGGCCCCGGCCGGCGCCAGCGTGGTGAAGGCGTTCAACACCATCTTCCGCCATGTCCTGGAGAAGGGCCGGCCCGACGTCTTCATCGCTGGCGATAATGCGCAGGCCAAGGCAAGTGTGGAGGCGTTCATCGAGAGCCTCGGGCTACGCCCGCTGGACGTCGGCGGCCTGAAAATGGCGCACTGGCTGGAAGGAGCGGGCGTGGTCACGGTGGGCCTCGCCAACCACGGGGTGGGGAACTTGGACTTCGCCCTCAGCATCACCGAACTTCCCGTCTGA
- a CDS encoding SDR family NAD(P)-dependent oxidoreductase — protein sequence MGKLDGKVAVITGGTTGMALAGAKLFVDEGAHVFITGRRQDALDEAVKQIGRNVTGVQGDAADLNDLDRLYDTVKREKGSLDVLWASAGGGEPAPLGEITEAQFDTWFGLNARGTLFTVQKALPFFNDGGSILMTGSNASLGAFPGWSVYAGSKAVQQAWARVWLNELKDRRIRVNVLTPGQVATAKQEELFDEATKRQFESLIPRGQMGRPDEIATAALFLASDDSSYVNGMELVADGGTTAI from the coding sequence ATGGGAAAGCTTGACGGCAAGGTAGCGGTCATCACCGGCGGCACCACCGGCATGGCGCTGGCCGGCGCGAAGCTGTTCGTCGACGAGGGAGCGCACGTCTTCATCACCGGCCGCCGCCAGGACGCCCTGGACGAGGCCGTGAAGCAGATCGGCCGCAACGTCACCGGCGTCCAGGGCGACGCCGCCGACCTGAACGACCTGGACCGCCTGTACGACACCGTCAAGCGGGAGAAGGGCAGCCTCGACGTGCTGTGGGCCAGCGCAGGCGGGGGCGAGCCCGCCCCGCTCGGCGAGATCACCGAGGCCCAGTTCGACACCTGGTTCGGGCTCAATGCCCGCGGCACCCTGTTCACCGTCCAGAAGGCCCTCCCGTTCTTCAACGACGGCGGCTCCATCCTCATGACCGGCTCCAACGCCTCCCTCGGCGCCTTCCCCGGCTGGAGCGTCTACGCCGGCAGCAAGGCCGTCCAGCAGGCCTGGGCCCGCGTCTGGCTCAACGAGCTCAAGGACCGCCGCATCCGCGTCAACGTCCTGACCCCCGGCCAGGTCGCCACCGCCAAGCAGGAAGAACTCTTCGACGAGGCCACCAAGCGCCAGTTCGAGTCCCTCATCCCCCGCGGCCAGATGGGCCGCCCCGACGAAATCGCCACCGCCGCCCTCTTCCTCGCCTCCGACGACTCCAGCTACGTCAACGGCATGGAACTCGTCGCCGACGGCGGCACCACCGCCATCTAA
- a CDS encoding TetR/AcrR family transcriptional regulator yields the protein MTELEKGPQGRRRGRGARERILSASQQLFREQGINRTGMDQLCAAAQVSKRTAYQHFTGKDELVAEYLRRFDPSVLSGVFDRTDLTPRERLLAAFDIPPTTPLCPYIAAAVELHDPQHPASQYARDYKKAVAARLADTAREAGAADPEQLGEQLALLIDGAAARTRVLNADAFPAAAAIAAVLIDNAIPASSPRQPSDDRGTTGSAPVPVGGQ from the coding sequence GTGACGGAGTTGGAGAAGGGCCCCCAGGGCCGCCGCCGCGGCCGGGGCGCCCGCGAGCGCATCCTCAGCGCGTCCCAGCAACTGTTTCGCGAGCAGGGCATCAACCGCACCGGCATGGACCAGCTTTGCGCGGCGGCCCAGGTGTCCAAACGCACGGCCTACCAGCACTTCACCGGCAAGGACGAACTCGTCGCCGAGTACCTGCGCCGGTTCGACCCCTCCGTTCTGTCCGGCGTGTTCGACCGCACCGACCTCACGCCCCGCGAACGGCTCCTCGCCGCCTTCGACATCCCCCCCACCACCCCCCTGTGCCCCTACATCGCCGCCGCCGTCGAACTCCACGACCCCCAGCACCCCGCATCCCAGTACGCACGCGACTACAAGAAAGCCGTCGCCGCGCGGCTCGCCGACACCGCCCGCGAAGCCGGCGCCGCCGACCCTGAACAACTCGGCGAGCAGCTCGCGCTGCTCATCGACGGCGCCGCGGCCCGCACCCGGGTCCTCAACGCCGACGCCTTCCCCGCCGCCGCCGCCATCGCCGCTGTCCTCATCGACAACGCCATCCCCGCGTCATCTCCTCGGCAGCCCAGCGATGACCGCGGAACTACCGGGTCTGCTCCCGTTCCGGTGGGAGGCCAATGA